The genomic segment atataattccaCAATAACTTGTTACTAATATTACCATCTCAATTTcttattattgtatattttttcgTCATTCACTACTAATATTCAGcatttgtttaaataataattacacaCGGGGAACACAGAGTGAAAACAGAAGATAACTCCGCAGCTGTATAGGATTTATTAGGAACAAAATGATCAATTTTAACCCTTAGATATGTATTCCCCATAGCAGGGAATCAactgttttaaagaaattgtatCCTTACTAAGTGTTGTCGAAATGACTTGCCTGACgcaaagtttttcttttcttaattCCAATCAGACGAACGTCAAGCCACAATATATTCATTTCCTATCGCTTAGATGATTTTCAGCCTTCGTTTCATTTTCCAATTTCTAATTTTAGAAATTCTGGTACATTCCCTTTGCTGAATAAAACCGATTTGATTTGGCATTTGTAACTTTCATGAAGAAACCCTTGCTGTGGATTTGTATTCTGCAACACTAAGATCAGGAGACAAAAACCAAAGTGGACGGCAGACTGGGTTACAATCAGACAAAAAGTAGACTAAAAGGAAGCGATAAAATTAATAGTGacacagcaatatatatatatatatacacacacgcacacacagtgACACTACATGGGGACACACAGTATGCTGCTGCCGTAACGGCATTAATATAGAATAAAGAGATTAAATCACAAACTGCCATATAAACACCATTACATCTATGAATGAATCAGCATCTAACCTATACCAAAATGCTATCAGCAGTATCGAGTATAACAATtaggtttttcattttattctataataaaaaaaaaaaacacacaggtttCACACTTACCCTGTAGCACAACTCCGACGGCAGGGCTGAAATTAGAGAAGAAGGGGACCATAGATTATGCAGGAAGACTCAGgccccaaaataaaaacaaaaatcataaatcagggatgtctgacctttgcccccccccctctttctgttgttgaactacagctccctaAGTTcaggtgctgggagttttagCTCAACAAGATTATGTTTATTGTCTATTTTTTAAAGCTTCACTGATAAGAGGTCCCATTACCCACCAatgcacacaatatatatattatattcttcaTGCtgagccagggcctattttgaatgccagtctggacctgcctATAGTTAGATAAACCAATCTATCTGTATCTTTATCTATCACTCTCTATcatctgtctttctctctctatcaCCTATcgatctctatcatctatctctataactatctctctcatcatatactgtatctatatcaATCTAGCTCttgctattatctatctatatatacatctatatctcTATCATtcctctatatctctatctctcccTGGTGCTTTCTCTATGATCTATATCTATCTACCATCTGTCTATAGCTATATAACTatgaatatctctctctatcgtccatctatatctctatctattgCTCTATTATCTATAACTCTCTATTTATATctctgttatctatctatattGCTCTCTATATCTTTctctctatcatctgtctatagctatatatatctgtcaatatctctctctatcattcatctatatctctctatctatatctctattaTTTATCGATATTGCTCTATCAtctataactatctctctctctgtcaataTGTctctctatcatccatctatatctctatctatctctatcatctgtctgtcatctatctatctatcatctgtcaatCATCAAACTATATAAAATGATACAAAGCCCAGCATTATCGGCAGTCAAAAGTCTTGAACTTGTAACAAACTAGTTAAAAGCCAGTGACTTTACTTGGGTTGGGATTGTTTATAATCATCTGAGAGTGTACGAGAAACGAAACCTCTGTATGTGCTTTATTGGGTGTGAGTTTATTCAGCAGCATTACTTTATATTGTTACTTATTGAATGGAATTTCGTAATTAGAATCAGTACCAGCAggacttttaattacattactaAATAACAGATATTTTTGGGATAAGCTCCGATCCCTCatcatacaaatatatacagagtCAGTGTGTGCTCCGATTTATAAGCTAGAACATAACCAAGAAGCTCTTGAAGTATCAAACCTACTGATCTGTAAGAAAAAGAACAGAACTACACGGGGGTCAAATTCTTTGCCTAAACTGACATTCCAAAAGCGGTGGCTTACAAGCTTTGAAAAGAAAGCAAAAAGCAGAACAAGAATTATTTCTCATTTGCATATGAGGGTGGCTTTGTTAATGCAGTTCTGCTCAAAGCACAAAATAATTCCTAAAACAAAATTAgagcataaaaaatatatatatatataagatatagatctttttatatacatgtttatgATAGAAGTGTAACATCAACCATAATAGTGGTGATCGTCAGCAGTATGGGCTAATGAAAGCATCTGCTGTAGGACTGTTTAAGGCTTTTGCTTTTGTAGTGAGCTTGATGTGCAATCGCTGTAGTGCTATGTGCCAGAACCTTGCTTTTCAGGAGGTATTTTTTGAGCATCCTGACACCTTGTGTTTATATTTGCAGTATATTTGCTACTTATTGCTCTTAATCTCAGCCTCAATGTGGTTGGCAGGCCTTTATGCTCAGCAGCAATGCTGTACTGGTGGGAAGTTCTGGCTGCCACCCAGAGAAGCCATGTTTGACTAATGGGAACTTCTCACTTGCACCCAGATAAGCCATGCTGTACTGATGGGATCTTCTGGCTGCCACCCAGAGAAGCCATGTTGTACTGATGGGATCTTCTGGCTGCCACCCAGAGAAGCCATGCTGTACTGATGGGAACTTCTCACTGGCACCCAGAGAAGCCATGCTGTACTGATGGGATCTTCTGGTTGCCACCCAGAGAAGCCATGTTGTACTGATGGGAACTTTTCACTGTCACCCGAGACGCTATGCTGTACTGTATTGATGGGATCTTCTGACTGGCACCCAGAGAAGCCATGTTGTACTGATGGGATCTTCTGATTGCCACCCAGAGAAGCCATGTTGTACTGATGGGATCTTCTGGCTGCCACCCAGAGAAGCCATGTTGTACTGACGGGAACTTCTGATTGCCACCCAGAGAAGCCATGTTGTACTGACGGGAACTTCTGATTGCCACCCAGAGAAGCCATGTTGTACTGACGGGAACTTCTGATTGCCACCCAGAGAAGCCATGTTGTACTGATGGGATCTTCTGATTGCCACCCAGAGAAGCCATGTTGTACTGATGGGATCTTCTGATTGCCACCCAGAGAAGCCATGTTGTACTGATGGGATCTTCTGGCTGCCACCCACAGAAAATCTACTTTTTGCCTTTTAAACCTAGTACAAAGATTgattggaaagatctgttatcccaaaaactccaggtcccgagcattctggataacaggtcccatacctctattataAGTCTAAGCAACTCTGCCTCAGTCATTTGAAAGACATTTGCTATGTAATTGCTATGGAAAGGTACATACAAGATGTTGCATGTGCCCGACTGATATCTGTATCCTCCACTGAAATACTGTATCTTATGAAGATGAGATGATGatgtctttataaaaaaaaaagcctgcggTTTAGACCCACCCGCTCGACAACGCATTGTGGACAATGCTGGAGCTCTGCTTTGTGTCTATATATGGTCACAGCATGTCTCCCTCTGTTTTAATATGTCTGCGGATATAGTCTATACGTATATTATTAGAATAAAAGGTCTTTTTTATTctatgcatgtgtgtatatatatatttaaccctttatatatatatatatatatatatatattttatatatatacatctatataaaaaagtgcattttacaAGATGCCAGTTCATACTGGATATACACACAAAGTTCTATTTTACCATTACATAATCCTTACaacgctatatttattttgaatttcagacGTATGTTTCCGTTCCTTTCTTTCCGCGTGATGGGCCTCGACCCCGTAGCTCAATACAATCTGCACGTTGATGTGGTGTTGGCCGATCAGAATCACTGGAGATACCAGGGAGGAAAATGGATCCAGTGTGGGAAAGCGGAGGGCAACATGCCAGGTAGAAACTGGGTAATGACATAGAGTGACCATTGCGTTAGTAAACGTGGGGGAATCATTAAAAAGGGGGCAGAAATGCGGCGACCACAGAGCCGACCATTAATCCTCTACATATGggtgtagtgatgtcatcaaatcAAAGGCATCACTTAAAAAGGGAGAATGGAGTAGCCACAGGTTGGAATGGAAGCACTTTCAATAACCTGCACCCTGTGATATTAATATGTTCCATTAGGGCAGGTACCATGTATCAGTACCATACACTACATGTTGCAATAACCTCACACACTTACCTCTGCCTAACCAGGTAACCGGAGCTACCAACACCCCGACTCCCCAAACACAGGCGCCCACTGGATGCGACAGGAGGTGACCTTCAGCAAACTCAAGCTCACCAACAACAAGGGGGCGTCCAATAACGTGTCACAGGTACCCAAGTGCGTGCATTGATGTGAGGCAGGTACCTGCAGGGTGTGTCATTTGGGCCAGCTTATATAAAGTGTCTCCTCTCAAATTAGTGCGGAAAACAGcataaaaaagtcaaatatgcAGAATAAAAATGACCACAAAGTAAACAATTGGGTCAATACTGAGTGTTCaacatctcagcaaacccattctgtatggacccaGCTATACTCATGGGATCATTATTGTGCTGGAACAGGAAAGGGCCttccttaaaggatcagtaacaccaaaaaaataagtattttaaagtaatgaaaatatcatgtagtgttgctctgcactgttaaacggatctgtttgctttagaaacactactatagttcatataaacaagctgctgagtagcaatggcggaaattgaaaaacggctatatggtacaggttaaatagtggataacagataacaccattatgttctgcagagcttatctgctatctactgtgtaacctgagccttttctcctttgaatggctgcccccgtggctacacagcagcttatttatataaactatagtagtacttatctaactactgtgtatcctgtgcttgaatggctgcccccatggctacacagcagcttgtttctataaactatagtagtacttatctgttatctatggtgtatcctgtgcttgaagggctgcccccatggctacacagcagcttgtttatataaactatagtagtacttatctgttatctactgtgtatcctgtgcttgaatggctgcccccatggctacacagcagcttgtttatataaactatagtagtacttatctgttatctactgtgtatcctgtgcttgaatggctgcccccatggctacacagcagcttgtttatataaactatagtagtacttatctgttatctactgtgtatcctgtgcttgaatggctgtccccatggctacacagcagcttgtttatataaactatagtagtacttatctgttatctactgtgtatactgtgcttgaatggctgcccccatggctacacagcagcttgtttatataaactatagtagtacttatctgttatctactgtgtatcctgtgcttgaatggctgcccccatggctacacagcagcttgtttatataaactatagtagtgtttctgaagcaaacaaaccagttttactagtgcagggcaacactgcattatatttttattactttaaaactatttcattttttgatgttactgttccttggtCAGAAAATATCATTGTGGCAAATAGTGGCTAGTGATTATTGGTCTGGGCTTTAGGCAACCAATTGTCCCCAAATGTAGGTCGCAGGTGAGGGGCAGGGTCGATTCTACGACACATATTTGCTCCCCAAACTCTCTACGTGCGGTTCCAACACCACTAACAAGAGGGAAGCGACTGTTTAGATACTTGTTTTTGCCTTCGATGATGTCAGAGAAGGGGCAGGTCAGGTGCAGATAAATAGAGTGAGTTAGGGTCGGGTTAGAAATGATTAGTTTTAAATAACCAATTCCAGTAATAAGATGGGGGTGCCTGGACACTTTTGCTACCATAGTGCACCCTAAATATAGTGTATGGATAAGTCTCATTGAATAAAATACATGCTATCGCATTGTGCAGTTACCCTTGGCAACAAATGAGCAATAAGTAattgattataaatatatattatatggattGAATGGGTTTCTCTCATTACCATAATCTGCCACGTTATAGACACAAGGAATTAGGAGCAGTGGGAGGTTGTAGGACAGAAACCTAAAGAACCAGCTCTTCTAACATTTACTTAAATCATTATCCGTAAATCCACTCTCCAGAGAGCTGAAatagttctaatttttaaaaaaatgatttcctttttctgtaataatgtacTTGACGGTAACTAAGATGCATGAATCcacattagtggcaaaacaatcctattggctttatttaaggtTTGAATGAGACTTAAGAAGGAGATCCAAATGAACAGGAAGATTCCTGCATCCGCAAAGGATTCAGTTCTGCGTTGGTTCTGATTTCAGTTCACATGGTTCTGATTGTCAGCACTGTGCCAGACACCTAAATTAGGCTCTTAAATAATGAGGCACGAGGGAGGGTTGTTTATTGACTTTTGTCCTGTGTTCCACCCCAGATGGTGGTCCTTCAGTCCCTGCACAAGTACCAGCCACGGTTTCATGTGACGTGCGTAGAGGACCCTGGGGGTCCAGAAAGCCAAAGTCACTCGTTTATCTTCCCGGAAACCCAGTTTATTGCTGTAACAGCCTATCAAAATGCAGATGTGAGTACGGAGAGTTAAATAAgcactgtatttacagtataatgtCATGTGAATTGATGACTATAGACTATATGTGATTGGTGTATCTTCCATACAGATCACGCAGTTGAAGATCGATCATAATCCATTCGCCAAAGGATTTCGAGATCACTGTGACCTGTAAGTGTCCATGGAATGGTATGGGCTGGTGGTTAGGCACAAGGCAATAATCAGGGGGTATATGAAATTATGAATAGAGGAGAGACCCATAACAGCACAATCACTTCTATATTAGAAAGAGAGGGAAAGCCTTGTGCACAtgaatcaggggcgtaactatagaggaagcagaccctgcggctgcagggggctcaggaggtataggggccccatgaggccctaattcatatacaatttcaataaatattggagaaacaagtcaacctctaaacattttgggggcctgaaaaataatttgctgtggggcccagtaatatctagttacgccactgacatgAATATATAAGAAAGGTAAATGAGCAGTTATATGAATCACAACTACAGATGCACCAAAGACATCATTTGGAGTTCAAGTGTTCAGACTCAGTTTGGCTCAATccttgaactgaatcctggatggGAAACGTCCCTGATCTAAATAAGAGAGTTTAGGATTGAATAGAATTGAAAGAATGAGAGTCGCCTCTGCCGACCTTGGGAAAGTTGAGGGTCATAAGAAAACCCTTATTGCACggcagttttaataaatgggaGGCCTATGCCAGGGCCCACCTTTTGAAAGCACCTCCATAAAAACTGACAAGATCTCACGGCTGCAAAATAAATCTGTTACTGGCCATTCAGTGTATTTGGCCATTAATAGTCACACAGGGAAGCACAACATAATTGTGGGCTCATTGCTGAACTTCTTCTTTCTGCAGGATGTGCATTACACCTAGTGGTGAGCGTGTGACCCCATCTTCACCCATCCGTTATTCAAACTTCCTGCAAGAACCTTTGCCTTCTGGCCGCCTGTATTCTGTGGAACAAAAAGAGCCCCCATCATGGTACCTTTCATCACAGAACATTGCTCCGCAGCTTGAGTATGCCTCCTATGAGCCTGCAGGCAAGATGGCAGCGCCATATGCCATGAAATGTTACCCTCAGCCATCGCCCTTGAGTTATTATCCTGAGCACACACTGGCATCAGCATGGGCTGGGCCTGCTCAGTATCACCCCAAACCCAGTCCTGCACCTCTAGGCTGGCTCCGCCCACTGTTGGAGGTGCAAAAGAAGGAGGAAGAATCTTGTTTTTGGGGAGATCCCACAACTTATACTGGATATGAAGACAGCAAACGAAGGAGATTATCACCCTATAGCTCTGATGGTTCTCCACAAATGACTGAAAGGGACATAGATATGGCTTATTGCAGTTTCTACGGCCAATGACCCAACTGGGTGTCTCAGTGACAAAAGCTAAGAGAGCCTTGCACTGCCCAAAGGCATCGAGCAGGAAGGGCACTGGTGCTAGTTGAACTGCTGTGGGACCACTGATATTTTATGCCTAAAACCACTGCTTGGTATGAAACAGTGACTCCCGAGACTGCAAGAGACTGCCAAAGAATCAAGGAGAAAGCAGACAGTGAGATCTCAGGGAAAGGCCACTGCTGCTAAACCAGGGAGAGGTACTGCCTCTGATCCACAGGACTCCAAACCTGTCCCTGTAAATAGAATAGCTATCTGTGCCTTAAGAAAACGCATTAATAAAACCTTCATCAAATCAAGTGCTGCTTTATGTACAGCTCATTTTACTGCCTTGTGAACAGTTTCCAAACGTATTCCGGCTTCTCAAGGTTCTTCCTTCTGGTCTGTGTTCTTCTCCTTTATATAATGATCCAACAAAGCGCTGAGCTTGACAGAGTGCTGTGTAAGTATTGAAGAGGTGGGTGATACAATCAGTGACCATCCTCCCAGTACCTGCCCCTGCAGAACCTCTAAGCTTGGCAGTCGGGAATAGTTTATCATTCCCTGTCGACTGAGAAGTCTGTTCTCAACGCAGGCACCTGAGGTAGGAGAGTAAATAGAGAAGTGAGAAAGGGTTTCTTTTCTAAACAAGAAAGATATCATATGTCAGCTGGATTTTGATATTTAGTCAAAAGCTGCACATGGGGCAGGCTCCGAACACACTGCAACATTCCCTTCACCTACACTTTATGGCTCACTATCAGGAAGGTTTGGCCCATAAAGAGAGGCAACATAGCACTTAGATGGGAATTGGATAAGGGTTTTCTCACAACCTGTAAAGTGAGAGCAAGACCAGTGAGACATTTATGACTTATGAGATCCAGTTCCTTTATCTCCACAGCCCTCTCTGTAAGCCTCAGCACACCCTACTTACACCTCCCCTATGTAGTACCTGGATGGGGAAATGCTTCATGTGAATGTCATGTTTCAGGAGTCTGTGCCTCAAATGTAACAAGTCTTCATCCCCCGCTGCACTGCGCTGAAACAGCCACCATTTTGCAATCCTGTAGCACAGTGCGCAACTGGCTGCATAGAAGCTGCTCCAGTGGGTTCTCCTGAGGGGTCCTAGTTCGCGAGATTTCCATTATTGACAGACTACTAATAAATGCATAAGAGGATCCGTATGTGTTTTATGAATATCTGAATACTGGTTGGAGGTATTGGTTAGAGGTAAGGTTTGGAGGTATTGGTTGGATATACTCAGATTGGTGGGATTGTTTGGAGTTAAGGGTTGGTGGTATTAGTTGGAGGTAAGGATTGGAGGTAAGGAATAGGATGGAGGGCAAGTGTTGGAGGTATTGTTAAGAGGCAAGGGTTGGAGCTATTGTTTGGAGGCAAGGGTTGGAAGTAAGGATTGGAGGCAAGGGTATTGGTTGGATGTAAGGCTTGGATTATTGTTTGGAGGTAAGGATGGAGGGCAAGGGTATTGGTTGAAGGTAAGGATTGGAGGTATTGTTTGGAGGCAAGGGTTTGAGGTATTGTTTGGAGGCAAGGGTTGGAAGTAAGGATTGGAGGCAAGGGTATTGGTTGGATGTAAGGCTTGGAGGTATTGTTTGGAGGTAAGGATGGAGGCAAGGATTTAGATGCCTTGGTTAGAGATAATGGTTTGGAGGTGTTGCTTGGAGGCAACGGGTTGGAGGTGTTGCTTGGAGACAAGGGTTTGCAGGCGTTGGTTAGAGACAAGGGGTTGGAGGTATTTATTGGAGGCAAGGGGTTGGAAGTGTTGGTTGGAGACAAGGGTTTGCAGGCGTTGGTTAGAGGTATTGGTTAGAGGCAAGGGTTTGGAGGAACTATAGAAAGAGAAGGCAAACAAGTTCTACAGAGAGATGAGTATAATTTACTGAGTGGAGATGTGATTTGTTAACATAAATACCAACTAGGCAGCAACTTTCAGTTTATATAAGCACGGTAAGAACCAGAGCCCACCATAGACCCTCTGTCTATTATATTCTCTCCTACTTTTGTTCCCCACACGTTTCTGCTCTTCCCTAAGCTCTCCTGTGTCTGTATAAGATTAGCAAGAACAGAACCGCAAAGGAACCGGGTCTACTTGACAACTGTTTGGATCTCCAGCCTTTTAATCTCCCCGATCCCCACAAAGCTCCTTTGTCTGATCTTCTTAATAATTGTCTTTAGAAGAACCTATAGAGAAAGGGGACAACAGGGCCACAGGAGTAATATTTGCAGGTCAAATGGTGGCTGCCAACTGGACAACCTAAAAAATCATTTctatagaggaagaagaattAAATAACGATCCAGGAACCACCAACATTCCATACCAGCTTATCACACAAGTTGTGCAAGTATCAAACCAAGGCTCCTAGTGGTATCCATAGGGGGCAGAAGAAAGAAAATCATTCAAAACGTATCAAAAAGGAGTTGCTAAGAATTTgctaaaaagttaacttagaggtcaacctcccctttaaaaaaaaatagtttcggGTAAAGATAATGATACAttgataaagaaaatgtaaatgttatgggATAAAAATATCCTTTCAGATATGCCAGTGGTTCTATTAAAGGGTTCACAGAGTGCAGATAC from the Xenopus laevis strain J_2021 chromosome 9_10L, Xenopus_laevis_v10.1, whole genome shotgun sequence genome contains:
- the tbx21.L gene encoding T-box transcription factor TBX21; translation: MGAAECYLQSSLRMHRGTRPPTVAPMESAGELRNALRLPSAVRLQIADMQSILKMQSKMAMQNTKDVQSAVELHGGTETQNRADLHRPISKNNTAEMHNGAMQSREELQSRADGESLPTEPHKYCQSNSGEDNLNPTFPFPPRIRLLPTSSCSYNQEYPPEGAEPVNYSYPSSLQQILPTTNPSSAPECQRSGKIQITLTNYSLWDKFHKHQTEMIITKQGRRMFPFLSFRVMGLDPVAQYNLHVDVVLADQNHWRYQGGKWIQCGKAEGNMPGNRSYQHPDSPNTGAHWMRQEVTFSKLKLTNNKGASNNVSQMVVLQSLHKYQPRFHVTCVEDPGGPESQSHSFIFPETQFIAVTAYQNADITQLKIDHNPFAKGFRDHCDLMCITPSGERVTPSSPIRYSNFLQEPLPSGRLYSVEQKEPPSWYLSSQNIAPQLEYASYEPAGKMAAPYAMKCYPQPSPLSYYPEHTLASAWAGPAQYHPKPSPAPLGWLRPLLEVQKKEEESCFWGDPTTYTGYEDSKRRRLSPYSSDGSPQMTERDIDMAYCSFYGQ